One part of the Truepera radiovictrix DSM 17093 genome encodes these proteins:
- a CDS encoding DUF72 domain-containing protein yields the protein MELYLGTGGYSNDDWVGLFYPEGTKPGDYLAHYAAHFNAVELNSSFYNIPGTKAFAGMLKKSEARLRFAVKLHQSMTHTRDADAELYGRLFESVAPLREAGMLGPFLAQFPYSFHRTPENRRYLKGLTDRFAEAGEALAVEFRTAEWHVPEVYEAFARAGLIAVSVDYPQLPKLPPPELLVTSSTAYIRLHGRNEDTWYGGKSAAERHDYRYTPDELRPWVSAVVAQAERLEQVYVFFQNTTKGHALKNLAMLKELFAEHDVDAPISL from the coding sequence ATGGAACTCTACCTGGGCACCGGCGGCTACAGCAACGACGACTGGGTTGGGCTGTTCTACCCCGAAGGCACCAAGCCGGGCGACTATCTCGCTCACTACGCGGCGCACTTTAACGCGGTCGAACTCAACAGCTCGTTTTACAACATCCCCGGGACGAAAGCCTTCGCGGGGATGCTCAAAAAGAGCGAGGCGCGACTTCGCTTCGCCGTCAAACTCCACCAGAGCATGACGCACACCCGCGACGCCGACGCGGAGCTCTACGGACGCCTTTTCGAGTCGGTCGCGCCGCTCCGCGAGGCGGGGATGCTGGGGCCCTTTCTGGCGCAGTTCCCCTACTCGTTTCACCGGACGCCCGAAAACCGCCGCTACCTCAAGGGCCTCACCGACCGCTTTGCGGAAGCCGGCGAGGCGCTGGCGGTGGAGTTTCGCACCGCCGAGTGGCACGTGCCGGAGGTGTATGAAGCGTTCGCCAGAGCGGGGCTGATCGCGGTCAGCGTCGACTACCCGCAGCTCCCCAAGCTGCCCCCGCCGGAGCTGCTGGTGACCTCGAGCACCGCTTATATCCGGCTGCACGGGCGCAACGAGGACACATGGTACGGCGGCAAGAGCGCCGCCGAGCGCCACGACTACCGCTACACCCCGGACGAGCTGCGGCCGTGGGTGAGCGCTGTTGTGGCGCAAGCGGAGCGGCTCGAGCAGGTCTACGTGTTTTTCCAAAACACCACCAAGGGCCACGCGCTCAAAAACCTGGCGATGCTCAAAGAGCTCTTCGCCGAGCACGACGTCGACGCGCCCATCTCGCTCTAG